The Theileria annulata chromosome 3, complete sequence, *** SEQUENCING IN PROGRESS *** genome has a segment encoding these proteins:
- a CDS encoding endonuclease, putative (note;~Tap-140g05.q1c.cand.20 - score = 62.64;~SMART pfam:Exo_endo_phos (PF03372) at aa 275-588, E()=2.30e-08), with amino-acid sequence MSSETLVYVNKCIDAERSKISIKIEAFDIEPRPVTVEKDLQTNDSELLGRIHTEIQVKNEPETREQEVSAVQPEPIKLEQEILAVEPEIIKIEQEVSAIEPKPETKEQDILAVEPKIIKIEKNISAVQPEPETREQEISAVEPKIETRVQEISAVQPEPIKVEQEVLAVEPKILRVETEVSAVEPKIFRVQRGISVREPKIFRVEQQTMAREEIIRIDKETEIEDLVESEVEDNPLLKENSEDEAYSDYELSSLSSAEFEINREGFSSLSEKDPKTILTWNVSGLALSKSKKTIWESFLQILKQHDPDIVVLQDVKLCSSEILGKQPKLSARTYGGHVSPSYAQEVQDADLVNELKRTTFKKYYLVHSLSAWRIAGQLVFVKKEFECLKMRYNLNIKANAKYHHPEGRCIILQFNSFYLISLLSPVQGWINRSVRIRSRWDRELATFLNNSKSEKATIITGCLNCAPQDIDLSDPERLKQEKSIVLHKQEELGFPGSRDVDREGFKWLLDAGNMVDVFRVKHPYDGTEKTEKNINDKTRCAVRTNLVLMSKNFLRNVKFCEIIGNVNDLNPSGWRHLPQLLRLEKK; translated from the exons ATGAGTTCCGAAACCCTGGTGTATGTAAACAAATGCATTGATGCTGAAAGATcaaaaatatcaataaaAATCGAAGCTTTTGATATTGAGCCCAGACCAGTAACTGTTGAAAAAGATTTACAAACTAATGACTCAGAGCTCTTGGGAAGAATTCACACTgaa ATTCAGGTCAAAAATGAACCAGAAACCAGAGAGCAAGAAGTCTCAGCTGTTCAACCTGAGCCAATTAAACTTGAGCAAGAAATCTTGGCAGTTGAAcctgaaataattaagattGAACAAGAAGTCTCAGCCATAGAACCAAAACCAGAAACTAAAGAGCAAGATATTCTAGCTGTAGAACCAaagataattaaaatagaGAAAAATATTTCAGCCGTTCAACCTGAGCCAGAAACTAGAGAACAGGAAATTTCAGCTGTAGAACCTAAAATAGAAACTAGAGTGCAAGAAATCTCAGCTGTTCAACCAGAGCCAATTAAAGTTGAACAAGAAGTTTTAGCAGTTGAACCAAAAATTTTAAGGGTTGAAACGGAAGTTTCGGCCGTTGAACCAAAAATTTTCAGGGTGCAAAGAGGAATTTCTGTAAGAGAACCTAAGATATTTAGAGTGGAACAACAAACTATGGCAAGAGAAGAGATTATAAGAATAGACAAAGAAACAGAAATAGAGGATCTTGTAGAATCAGAAGTTGAAGATAATCCATTGCTCAAAGAAAACTCAGAAGATGAAGCTTATTCTGATTACGAACTTTCTTCTCTGTCCTCAGCTGAGTTTGAAATAAACAGAGAAGGATTTTCGTCATTAAGCGAAAAGGATCCAAAGACAATACTAACATGGAATGTGTCTGGACTAGCTCTTTCAAAGTCTAAAAAGACAATTTGGGAATCATTcttacaaatattaaaacaacATGATCCT GATATTGTCGTGTTACAAGATGTCAAATTATGTTCATCGGAAATATTAG GAAAACAGCCAAAATTGTCGGCAAGAACATATGGTGGACATGTTTCGCCTTCATACGCCCAGGAGGTCCAAGACGCAGATTTGGTAAATGAGCTTAAAAGGACCACATTCAAGAAGTATTATTTAGTACATTCCCTGTCGGCATGGAGAATTGCAG GCCAATTGGTATTCGTAAAGAAAGAATTTGAA TGTCTTAAGATGAGGTACAACCTAAACATTAAAGCTAACGCTAAATATCACCATCCG GAGGGAAGATGTATCATATTACAGTTCAACAgtttttatctaatttcACT ATTGTCACCGGTTCAAGGCTGGATTAATAGGTCAGTAAGAATCAGAAGCAGATGGGACAGAGAATTAGCAACCTTTCTGAACAACTCTAAAA gtGAAAAAGCCACTATCATAACTGGATGTCTTAACTG tgCACCTCAAGATATCGATTTATCTGATCCCGAGAGGTTGAAACAGGAAAAATCAATAGTTTTACACAAacag gaAGAATTGGGTTTCCCTGGTTCAAGAGACGTTGATAGGGAAGGTTTCAAATGGCTATTGGACGCAGG taACATGGTCGACGTGTTTAGGGTTAAACATCCCTACGATGGAACAGAAAAGACTGAGAAAAACATCAA TGATAAAACAAGATGTGCAGTTAGAACCAACTTAGTT TTGATGTCCAAGAACTTTTTGAGGAATGTCAAGTTTTGCGAAATCATTGGAAACGTAAATGACCTG AACCCATCTGGTTGGAGACACTTGCCTCAGTTACTAAGGCTGGAAAAGAAATAA
- a CDS encoding uncharacterized protein (note;~Tap-140g05.q1c.cand.21 - score = 22.05) — translation MKRRERRRLQQSNSDSEDNEINFAKNLKKVEKSDLNNNEKENNTKLNGEVENLLANGTQGYHTQNINHNRTKYKSPPRNDYSRPAGLSSDRCMRDFMSAKNRKFYSNTDKMSKNSTPRSERSYNTDISDSMVNNSQRDRSVVINSSANKHLNNTVDIFNTNNSVDKKDCKQVEYIFRSNSILRNENRLRNTSHSDIFGAKELVHKRTLSYQSDHSTSELGSNIVEKRSKRNFKNHDIPTTVDSVNNENIHTNNSLENANESKDAENIVENVSLRLSGLKSETTEKDLETLCRCCKLQIVSITLDRNIITHCCIGTGRINLKSPRHNNLTNFKNLLKLNGFNFKS, via the coding sequence ATGAAAAGAAGAGAACGACGTCGACTACAACAGTCCAACTCTGATTCAGAGGATAACGAGATAAATTTTGCCAAAAACCTTAAAAAAGTTGAAAAATctgatttaaataacaatGAGAAGGAAAATAATACTAAACTGAATGGGGAAgtagaaaatttattagcTAATGGAACTCAAGGTTACCACACtcaaaatataaatcataACAGAACCAAGTATAAATCTCCTCCAAGAAATGACTATTCAAGACCTGCTGGATTATCCTCAGATCGATGTATGAGAGACTTTATGAGTGCTAAAAACAGAAAGTTCTATTCTAACACAGACAAAATGAGTAAAAATTCTACTCCCCGTTCAGAACGCTCTTACAACACTGATATTAGTGACTCAATGGTTAATAATTCACAACGTGATAGGTCAGttgttattaattcatcCGCTAATAAACACCTAAATAACACAGTTGACATTTTTAATACCAACAACTCTGTTGATAAGAAAGATTGTAAACAAgttgaatatattttcagaTCAAATTCAATTCTCAGAAATGAGAACCGTCTAAGAAATACTAGTCACTCCGACATTTTCGGCGCGAAGGAACTAGTCCATAAAAGAACATTATCATATCAATCTGACCATTCCACTTCAGAACTTGGTTCAAATATTGTAGAGAAACGATCTAAACGCAACTTTAAGAACCATGATATCCCTACTACTGTTGATAGCGtcaataatgaaaatattcATACTAATAACTCCCTAGAAAATGCTAACGAATCAAAGGACGCTGAAAATATTGTTGAAAATGTTAGTTTGAGGCTTTCAGGACTAAAATCTGAAACAACTGAGAAGGATTTGGAAACACTTTGTCGCTGTTGTAAACTTCAAATTGTCTCAATTACACTTGACAGGAATATTATCACTCATTGCTGTATAGGAACAGGTAGGATAAACTTAAAAAGTCCTAGGCATAACAACTTAACCAACTTTAAAAATCTTCTAAAACTCAATGGATTCAACTTTAAATCGTAA
- a CDS encoding uncharacterized protein (note;~Tap-140g05.q1c.C.cand.3 - score = 34.85;~SMART RPOLCX (SM0659) at aa 15-58, E()=5.93e-14) → MESGFNDTEDLIEPITYICGECGHDVALQPTSAVRCRNCGSRILYKKRSYRELKTLAEVLYSTPESKLLDVYSKFEHFKTKLNSLLSSIARYRIQLQASEDNAIFGPKTLKIVQSVVSDYDKLYEIYQENLFEVFSPLEHIWNEGLNGSKDESDNTEKDDVKSINQETKSQLNQIEEYKKKLKDNIKEFEQVDFERIRNEETELSGLLNKVLKIYREDPCDNLETILCDICEAHPDEFLKIVENVANLVKEISRRPDELSLRVLRLNNEKLREDFLSHHNSVKLLKFAGFKIATTSDIQQTLSNCLNTNILLVNMKFDEEYFLYLHEPDMFTIYNKWRAWLDNLNYISDSLTNFNTAMSKKNSKTAVKKRINIIKTEFMINNKKKELRRELKKLQNHVKSQFLKLTINSDTDNVKDGIPEIDITKTKPKNRGTNFSRSFDSSRPLRARDKKIIQASLKRKRKLTMQLN, encoded by the exons atggAATCTGGATTTAATGATACTGAAGATTTAATTGAGCCTATTACTTATATCTGTGGag AATGTGGACACGATGTAGCTTTACAACCTACTTCAGCTGTTAGGTGTAGAAATTGCGGATCGagaattttatacaaaaaaCGATCTTATAGAG AGTTAAAGACCCTTGCCGAAGTCTTATACTCAACGCCAGAGTCTAAATTATTGGATGTATATTCTAAATTTGAGCACTTTAAAACCAAATTAAACTCATTGTTATCTTCCATAGCCCGGTACAGGATCCAACTACAAGCTTCTGAAGACAATGCAATTTTCGGTCCTAAAACCTTGAAAATCGTTCAG TCCGTTGTATCAGATTATGACAAGCTTTACGAAATTTACCAAGAGAATTTATTTGAGGTTTTCTCTCCACTAGAACACATTTGgaat GAGGGGTTGAACGGATCAAAAGATGAATCTGATAATACAGAAAAGGATGACGTAAAGTCAATTAATCAAGAGACCAAATCtcaattaaatcaaattgaagaatataaaaagaAGTTGAAAGACAATATAAAGGAATTTGAGCAAGTCGATTTTGAGAGGATTCGAAATGAAGA gaCTGAGCTGAGTGGCCTTTTGAAcaaagttttaaaaatatacaGAGAGGATCCATGCGACAATCTCGAGACGATACTCTGTGATATCTGTGAAGCTCATCCAGACGAGTTTCTAAAGATAGTTGAGAACGTGGCAAATCTGGTAAAGGAGATCTCTAGGAGGCCGGATGAGCTCAGTCTGAGGGTTCTGAGACTAAATAACGAAAAGTTACGAGAAGACTTTCTATCGCACCATAATTCTGTGAAACTATTAAAGTTTGCTGGGTTCAAAATTGCAACGACTTCAGATATACAACAAACTCTATCAAATT gtctaaatactaatattcttttagtgaatatgaaatttgatgaagaaTACTTTTTATATCTCCACGAACCTGATATGTTcacaatatataataagTGGAGGGCTTGGCTGGATAATCTAAACTATATTTCCGATAGTTTGACTAATTTT aataCTGCAATGTCGAaaaaaaattcaaaaacTGCTGTAAAAAAGCgcataaatattattaaaactgagtttatgataaataataaaaaaaagGAGCTCAGAAGGGAgttaaaaaaattacaaaacCATGTTAAATCGCAG tttttaaaattaaccaTCAATTCGGATACAGATAATGTTAAG GATGGAATCCCTGAAATTGACATCACCAAGACCAAGCCGAAGAACAGGGGAACTAATTTTTCAAGATCATTTGATTCCTCAAGGCCTCTGAGGGCACGggataaaaaaattatacaagCCTCTTTGAAACGGAAGCGCAAATTAACGATGCAACTCAACtaa
- a CDS encoding molecular chaperone, possible (note;~Tap-140g05.q1c.cand.19 - score = 37.45;~SMART DNAJ (SM0271) at aa 121-191, E()=2.82e-13) has protein sequence MSLDSQNERKNSINGHQNEGKSTNLNENNDNQQNKGTNDEEEKNNQNDILNSPNTCGNRVDDLEEPVENNENKENDGSFDDILKLFYDEINTLTGKVEYDNKNIILDSNSLILRLTSQSFSSPYQVLQLKPDATEDDIKRRYYKLSLLIHPDKCNHEKAPQAFQVLKDAYNDIRKVDIREKYKEIYEDARKIVYKRHKIKLDTTQLELYSMGRDVNLKSFESEIEKECVNILNKQKERREYAENCIKANIQYEKNIQSNLMNLEKEKLQHQIEWDKTRDLRVNSWKTFQNKMGGTNLTKNVTVRKEENTNMNLNNKSIINLQSNRINKRKKIIDTTELYKQSWK, from the exons ATGTCGCTAGATTCACAGAATGAACGTAAAAACTCAATAAATGGACACCAAAATGAAGGAAAATccacaaatttaaatgaaaataatgataatcAACAAAATAAAGGAACTaatgatgaagaagaaaaaaataatcaaaatgATATATTGAATTCTCCTAATACTTGTGGTAATAGAGTGGATGATCTGGAAGAGCCTGTAGAAAATAATGagaataaagaaaatgaCGGAAGCTTTGACGATATATTAAAGCTGTTTTACGATGAAATTAACACCCTGA CCGGAAAGGTCGAATATGATAACAAGAACATTATCTTGGATTCCAATTCACTAATACTGAGACTAACATCTCAGAGCTTTTCAAGCCCTTATCAAGTTTTACAACTGAAGCCAGATGCCACTGAGGATGACATTAAACGCCGTTACTACAAG cTGAGTTTGCTAATACATCCAGATAAGTGTAACCACGAAAAGGCACCTCAAGCATTTCAAG tcTTGAAGGACGCTTACAACGACATAAGGAAGGTGGATATTAGGGAGAAATACAAGGAAATTTACGAAGATGCCAGGAAAATCGTTTACAAACGCCACAAAATTAAACTCGACACCACTCAATTAG AGTTGTATAGTATGGGCAGGGATGTGAATTTAAAGAGTTTTGAAAGTGAGATTGAAAAGGAGTGCGTTAACATATTAAATAAGCAAAAGGAGCGCAGGGAATACGCTGAAAACTGTATTAAAGCTAATATTCAATATGAAAAAAAT ATACAAAGCAATTTGATGAATTTGGAGAAGGAAAAATTACAACATCAAATCGAGTGGGATAAAACTAGAGATTTGCGGGTGAACTCCTGGAAGACATTCCAG aataaaatGGGTGGAACAAACTTGACAAAGAATGTAACTGTAAGGAAGGAGGAAAATACTAATATGAACTTAAATAACAAGTCAATAATAAACCTACAAAGTAATCgtataaataaaagaaaGAAGATTATCGATACAACGGAACTTTACAAGCAAAGTTGGAAATAA
- a CDS encoding uncharacterized protein (note;~Tap-140g05.q1c.C.cand.5 - score = 18.17): MADRVQKQLEDFAPDLRELLLRDLFTLKEIKSIVDRRRKFEFDIISPDPNLSLISYKNYIKYELELDKLLQSRYRKSKLMNKNKNSNHSTINNTNKSNIPGRKKFLVEVNNKRYIHRIFRRCINRFIGNIEMYQLYLNYCKKIKSFKLFEKVLVNGISKNPNEEILWLIFASYVLKNKGIRASKNIIQKSLRILPNSLNLLSFLLNLQVKIILNSLNDTNNTGTDNTLKNSDDSKESNLELTEFTTVDSPISGEVDKCWIIYKYAHNNLNEADLNLFNDEIISIISKIPSKSPLLKKSLDQLLNNINDLRQNNSDITNTDANNTLDNTG, from the coding sequence ATGGCTGATAGAGTTCAGAAACAGTTGGAAGATTTTGCTCCAGACCTTCGGGAATTGCTACTCCGAGATTTATTTACCCTAAAGGAGATAAAAAGTATCGTTGATCGCCGTCgtaaatttgaatttgatattATCAGCCCCGACCCGAATCTTTCCCTGATTTCATAcaagaattatataaaatatgaattgGAGCTTGATAAATTACTCCAATCAAGATATCGCAAAAGCAAACTcatgaataaaaataaaaattctaatcattctactattaataatactaaCAAGTCTAATATTCCTGGTAGAAAAAAGTTCTTGGTTGAAGTGAACAATAAACGTTACATTCACAGGATATTTCGCCGTTGTATAAATCGTTTTATAGGTAATATTGAGATGTACCAGTTATACTTGAACTACTGTAAGAAGATAAAGTCGTTTAAGCTTTTTGAGAAGGTTCTTGTTAACGGGATTAGCAAGAATCCAAACGAGGAAATTTTATGGCTCATCTTCGCTTCttatgttttaaaaaacaagGGCATTAGGGCctcaaaaaatattatacaaaagTCTCTAAGGATTCTTCCCAATAGCTTAAATCTACTTTCCtttctattaaatttacaagtTAAAATAATCCTCAACTCACTCAACGACACTAATAATACTGGTACTGATAATACACTTAAGAACAGTGATGATTCAAAGGAATCTAATTTAGAATTGACTGAATTTACTACCGTTGATTCTCCTATAAGCGGTGAAGTTGATAAATGTTGGATAATATACAAGTACGCccataataatttgaacgaagctgatttaaatttgtttaatgatgaaattatatcaattatCAGTAAAATTCCATCCAAGAGTCCCCTGTTAAAGAAATCGCTTgatcaattattaaataatattaacgATTTAAGACAGAATAATTCTGATATTACCAATACTGACGCTAATAACACTCTAGATAATACAGGTTAA
- a CDS encoding uncharacterized protein (note;~Tap-140g05.q1c.cand.22 - score = 31.54), producing MCKYKLLLDLMATIIAFNNNSQSYKILNTNSRLICPNNLIFSKHIDDMMFECAIYRDKLTFPSNSNLDSTTRYAQGKEAENLMNKAYEEVQKARAKSELIRSNLNRIKFPIVGRTTKPETKYLQKIYYILEENNRSLNENKLSDSDPEAPKIRTLIQPKNITKVFETPSVYKCVNLFPTLLSTKSPLMPGQQTSMVLDEEHKEFLVNEIRESNIFGIFLAFVSKIDKESQKPEILPNSILCEFVDITNLDNNGVITVKALDRFKIGNVIAISDAVIRAEISLLRDTDMLRNPGMAEENARIIEKLYDRCNLLESEYRKVEGNMDDAQKIDSRMKFGEKISKMIENVDFEKDPNLIYELTAFAGLEFNADTETKIWACNTTDTDQRLIVTVDVLKTKIKYLNDLIRDKTSDIETHKDTQL from the exons atgtgtaaatataaacTTCTCCTCGATTTAATGGCCACAATTATAGcatttaacaataattCACAATCTTATAAAATTCTCAACACGAATAGCAGACTTATATGtccaaataatttaattttttccaaaCACATCGATGATATGATGTTTGAATGCGCTATTTACAGGGATAAGTTAACATTTCCTTCAAATTCCAATTTGGATTCAACAACTAGATACGCCCAGGGTAAGGAGGctgaaaatttaatgaacAAAGCGTATGAGGAGGTTCAGAAGGCAAGGGCCAAGTCTGAGTTAATAAGGAGTAATTTAAACAGAATAAAATTCCCGATAGTCGGAAGGACAACAAAACCGGAAACAAAGTATTTACAGAAGATTTATTACATTCTGGAAGAAAATAACAGATCTTTGAATGAAAACAAACTCTCTGATTCTGACCCGGAAGCTCCCAAAATCCGAACCCTTATTCAACCCAAAAACATTACTAAAGTATTCGAAACACCTTCAGtttataaatgtgtaaactTATTTCCAACACTTTTATCTACAAAGTCACCACTG ATGCCCGGTCAACAAACTTCAATGGTTTTAGATGAAGAACACAAAGAGTTTTTGGTGAATGAAATAAGAGAGAGCAATATTTTCGGAATCTTTTTGGCATTTGTATCTAAAATAGATAAAGAATCCCAAAAGCCCGAAATCCTACCAAATTCAATTCTTTGTGAA TTTGTTGATATTACTAATCTTGACAATAATGGAGTCATAACAGTAAAAGCTCTGGATAGATTCAAAATAGGAAACGTTATCGCAATATCAGACGCAGTGATTAGG GCGGAAATAAGTCTATTGAGGGATACCGATATGCTGAGGAATCCAGGGATGGCGGAAGAAAATGCCAGAATTATAGAGAAATTGTACGATCGTTGCAACTTACTTGAGTCCGAATACAG AAAAGTTGAAGGTAACATGGATGATGCTCAAAAAATAGACTCGAGAATGAAATTTGGGGAAAAAATATCAAAGATGATTGAAAACGTGGATTTCGAGAAAGACCCAAACCTGATATACGAACTGACGGCATTTGCAGGACTGGAATTCAATGCAGATACTGAAACAAAGATCTGGGCATGTAATACTACAGATACAGATCAACGTCTGATTGTGACTGTTGACGTTCTTAAGactaaaatcaaatatCTGAATGACCTTATCAGGGATAAAACATCAGATATCGAAACACATAAAGACACACAATTGTAA
- a CDS encoding methyltransferase (HUSSY homologue), putative (note;~Tap-140g05.q1c.C.cand.4 - score = 22.84;~SMART methyltransferase domains): MSTRPEHSAPPEIFYSSEESRKYNTNSRISKIQTEMSERALEMLLLPEDQTSLVLDIGCGTGISGNVISNSNNFWIGLDISQHMLNECLLNDVEGEVVLCDIGENMNFLPNMFDGCISISVLQWLFISNNKSQDPYRRLCCFFKFVDQFLHNYQWLYKSLAYNARACLQFYPENAEQVDMLLDIVRKCNFNGGLVVDNPNSVKAKKYYLCIWSHNSNIYHKLPKPIDEEAQVDEEDDFVNKNVKKRHKNKLSYKDKIIRKKQQQRNKVILSYYYSIIHYNINVLGTAYKT; encoded by the exons ATGTCGACTCGGCCGGAGCATTCTGCTCCACCTGAAATT ttttacAGCTCCGAAGAATCTCGCAAGTATAATACGAATTCACGTATTTCAAAGATTCAAACCGAAATGTCTGAAAGAGCACTTGAAATGCTGTTACTTCCAGAG GACCAAACTAGCTTGGTGCTGGATATAGGTTGCGGAACTGGAATTAGCGGTAACgtaatttcaaattctaataatttctGGATTGGACTCGATATCAGCCAACATATGCtaa ATGAATGTTTGTTGAACGACGTTGAAGGCGAAGTTGTTTTATGTGATATTGGTGAGAATATGAACTTTCTTCCGAACATGTTCGACGGATGCATTAGTATAAGTGTGTTGCAGTGGCTATTCATATCAAACAACAAGTCACAGGATCCTTATCGCAGACTATGTTGTTTTTTCAAGTTTGTTGATCAGTTTTTACACAACTACCA ATGGTTGTACAAGTCTTTGGCTTATAATGCAAGAGCGTGTCTTCAATTTTACCCTGAAAATGCCGAGCAGGTCGACATGTTACTTGATATAGTAAGAAAGTGTAATTTTAACGGTGGATTGGTGGTGGATAATCCAAACTCAGTCAAGGCTAAAAA GTATTATCTTTGTATTTGGTCACATAACAGTAACATTTATCATAAGTTGCCCAAACCAATAGACGAAGAGGCACAAGTTGATGAGGAAGATGATTTCGTTAACAAAAATGTGAAAAAACGCCATAAAAATAAGCTAAGTTACAAGGATAAAATCATTAGGAAGAAGCAACAACAAAGGAACAAGGTAATACTATCCTACTATTACTCTATTATACACTATAATATCAATGTATTAGGGACTGCATATAAGACCTGA